The proteins below are encoded in one region of Micromonospora sp. DSM 45708:
- a CDS encoding DedA family protein — MVDVQHWLSALPPGVIYLIVAGVIGVESMGVPLPGEIVLVSSALLAATGVVQPEWVAVAAATGAIVGDSIGYAVGRRGGRPLLERLGRRFPKHLGPAHLARAEQSFARHGVWAVFFGRFVALLRILAGPLAGALHVPYRRFLVANAAGGLVWAFGTTYLLFYVGRAAEHWLKDISWAGLVLAVLAGLVSTWWLRRRGKRLAEAETPERSEPVGATER; from the coding sequence GTGGTCGACGTGCAGCACTGGCTCTCCGCGTTACCCCCCGGCGTGATCTACCTGATCGTCGCCGGGGTGATCGGCGTCGAGAGCATGGGCGTCCCGCTGCCCGGCGAGATCGTGCTGGTCAGCTCCGCCCTGCTCGCCGCCACCGGGGTGGTCCAGCCCGAGTGGGTGGCCGTCGCGGCGGCGACCGGCGCGATCGTCGGCGACTCCATCGGGTACGCCGTGGGCCGCCGTGGCGGCCGGCCGCTGCTGGAACGGCTGGGCCGGCGTTTCCCGAAGCATCTCGGCCCGGCGCATCTGGCCCGCGCCGAGCAGAGCTTCGCCCGGCACGGTGTGTGGGCGGTCTTCTTCGGCCGGTTCGTCGCGCTGCTGCGCATCCTCGCCGGCCCGCTGGCCGGCGCGCTGCACGTGCCGTACCGCCGGTTCCTGGTGGCGAACGCGGCCGGCGGCCTGGTCTGGGCCTTCGGCACGACGTACCTGCTGTTCTACGTCGGCCGGGCGGCCGAGCACTGGCTCAAGGACATCTCCTGGGCCGGGCTGGTGCTCGCCGTGCTGGCCGGCCTGGTCAGCACATGGTGGCTGCGCCGGCGCGGGAAGCGGTTGGCCGAGGCCGAGACGCCCGAGCGGAGCGAGCCGGTCGGCGCGACCGAGCGCTGA
- a CDS encoding aconitate hydratase, with protein MKEYDVASLDTFGAKTQLRVGDASYEIFRIGKVEGHDRLPYSLKILLENLLRTEDGANITADHIRQLGAWDPTADPSVEIQFTPARVLMQDFTGVPCVVDLATMREAVRDLGGDATKVNPLAPAELVIDHSVIADLFGREDAFERNVELEYERNKERYQFLRWGQTAFNEFKVVPPGTGIVHQVNIEYLARTVMERNGQAYPDTVVGTDSHTTMVNGLGVLGWGVGGIEAEAAMLGQPVSMLIPRVVGFKLSGEMPAGTTATDLVLTITEMLRKHGVVGKFVEFYGPGVSAVPLANRATIGNMSPEYGSTVAIFPIDGETVRYLELTGRDPQQVALVEAYAKEQGLWHDPDHEPAYSERLELDLGTIEPSLAGPKRPQDRVPLGSAKTLFRAALTDYVAADETGGDPGRKPGVPQQQKPFGTDGPADEASAESFPASDAPANGVNDPADAPRDLETAAVGAGGRATNPVRVTGADGVEYELDHGAVVIAAITSCTNTSNPQVMIGAALLARNAVEKGLARKPWVKTTLAPGSKVVMDYYDRAGLTPYLEKLGFNLVGYGCTTCIGNSGPLPEEVSAAVNEGDLAAVSVLSGNRNFEGRINPDVKMNYLASPPLVVAYALAGTMDIDLANEPIGSDAQGNPVFLREIWPNTAEIQDVIASAIGASGFSAAYADVFAGDERWQSLPTPTGDTFSWDGESTYVRKPPYFEGMQQEPTPVRDIAGARVLAKLGDSVTTDHISPAGSIKADSPAGTYLAEHGVARHEFNSYGSRRGNHEVMIRGTFANIRLRNQLVPGVEGGFTVNHLTGEQSSIYDASMAYQEAGIPLVILAGKEYGSGSSRDWAAKGTMLLGVKAVVAESYERIHRSNLIGMGVLPLQFPVDTTAESLGLTGTETFSISGVTALNDGDTPRTVKVTTDTGVEFDAVVRIDTPGEADYYRHGGILQYVLRRMIAS; from the coding sequence GTGAAGGAGTACGACGTGGCGAGCCTCGACACCTTCGGTGCGAAGACCCAGCTACGCGTCGGAGACGCGAGCTACGAGATTTTCAGGATCGGCAAGGTGGAGGGGCACGACCGACTGCCCTACAGCCTCAAGATCCTGCTGGAGAACCTGCTGCGGACCGAGGACGGCGCGAACATCACCGCCGACCACATCCGGCAGCTCGGCGCGTGGGACCCCACCGCCGACCCGAGCGTGGAGATCCAGTTCACCCCGGCCCGGGTGCTGATGCAGGACTTCACCGGCGTGCCCTGCGTGGTCGACCTGGCCACCATGCGCGAGGCGGTCCGCGACCTCGGCGGCGACGCCACCAAGGTCAACCCGCTGGCCCCGGCCGAGCTGGTCATCGACCACTCGGTCATCGCCGACCTGTTCGGCCGCGAGGACGCGTTCGAGCGCAACGTCGAGCTGGAGTACGAGCGCAACAAGGAGCGCTACCAGTTCCTGCGCTGGGGCCAGACCGCGTTCAACGAGTTCAAGGTCGTCCCGCCGGGCACCGGCATCGTGCACCAGGTCAACATCGAGTACCTGGCCCGCACGGTCATGGAGCGCAACGGCCAGGCGTACCCGGACACGGTGGTCGGCACCGACTCGCACACCACCATGGTCAACGGCCTGGGCGTGCTGGGCTGGGGCGTCGGCGGCATCGAGGCCGAGGCCGCGATGCTCGGCCAGCCGGTCAGCATGCTGATCCCCCGCGTCGTCGGCTTCAAGCTCTCCGGTGAGATGCCGGCCGGCACCACCGCCACCGACCTGGTGCTGACCATCACCGAGATGCTGCGCAAGCACGGCGTGGTCGGCAAGTTCGTCGAGTTCTACGGCCCGGGCGTGAGCGCCGTGCCGCTGGCCAACCGCGCCACCATCGGCAACATGTCGCCGGAGTACGGCTCCACCGTGGCGATCTTCCCGATCGACGGCGAGACCGTCCGCTACCTGGAGCTGACCGGCCGCGACCCGCAGCAGGTCGCGCTCGTCGAGGCGTACGCCAAGGAGCAGGGCCTCTGGCACGACCCGGACCACGAGCCGGCGTACTCGGAGCGTCTGGAGCTGGACCTCGGCACCATCGAGCCGTCCCTGGCCGGCCCGAAGCGCCCGCAGGACCGGGTGCCGCTGGGCAGCGCGAAGACGCTGTTCCGCGCCGCGCTGACCGACTACGTGGCGGCCGACGAGACCGGCGGCGACCCGGGCCGCAAGCCAGGCGTGCCGCAGCAGCAGAAGCCGTTCGGCACCGACGGCCCCGCCGACGAGGCCAGCGCCGAGTCCTTCCCGGCCAGCGACGCCCCGGCCAACGGCGTCAACGACCCGGCGGACGCGCCGCGTGACCTGGAGACCGCCGCCGTGGGCGCGGGCGGCCGGGCCACCAACCCGGTCCGCGTGACCGGCGCCGACGGCGTCGAGTACGAGCTGGACCACGGCGCGGTGGTGATCGCCGCGATCACGTCCTGCACCAACACCTCGAACCCGCAGGTGATGATCGGCGCCGCGCTGCTGGCCCGCAACGCGGTGGAGAAGGGCCTGGCCCGCAAGCCGTGGGTGAAGACCACCCTCGCGCCGGGCTCCAAGGTCGTGATGGACTACTACGACCGCGCCGGCCTCACGCCGTACCTGGAGAAGCTCGGCTTCAACCTGGTCGGCTACGGCTGCACCACCTGCATCGGCAACTCCGGCCCGCTGCCGGAGGAGGTCTCCGCCGCCGTCAACGAGGGCGACCTGGCCGCCGTCTCGGTGCTCTCCGGCAACCGCAACTTCGAGGGCCGGATCAACCCGGACGTCAAGATGAACTACCTGGCGTCCCCGCCGCTGGTGGTCGCGTACGCGCTCGCCGGCACCATGGACATCGACCTGGCCAACGAGCCGATCGGTTCCGACGCCCAGGGCAACCCGGTGTTCCTGCGGGAGATCTGGCCGAACACCGCCGAGATCCAGGACGTCATCGCCTCGGCGATCGGCGCCAGCGGCTTCAGCGCCGCGTACGCGGACGTGTTCGCCGGAGACGAGCGCTGGCAGTCGCTGCCGACCCCGACCGGTGACACGTTCTCCTGGGACGGCGAGTCGACCTACGTGCGCAAGCCCCCGTACTTCGAGGGCATGCAGCAGGAGCCGACCCCGGTGCGGGACATCGCCGGCGCGCGGGTGCTGGCGAAGCTGGGCGACTCGGTGACCACCGACCACATTTCCCCGGCCGGTTCGATCAAGGCGGACTCCCCCGCCGGCACGTACCTGGCCGAGCACGGCGTGGCCCGGCACGAGTTCAACTCGTACGGCTCCCGCCGGGGCAACCACGAGGTGATGATCCGGGGCACGTTCGCCAACATCCGGCTGCGCAACCAGCTCGTCCCGGGTGTCGAGGGCGGTTTCACGGTCAACCACCTGACCGGCGAGCAGTCCTCGATCTACGACGCCTCGATGGCCTACCAGGAGGCGGGCATCCCGCTGGTCATCCTGGCCGGCAAGGAGTACGGCTCGGGCTCGTCGCGCGACTGGGCGGCCAAGGGCACCATGCTGCTGGGCGTGAAGGCGGTCGTCGCCGAGTCGTACGAGCGGATCCACCGCTCGAACCTGATCGGCATGGGCGTCCTGCCGCTCCAGTTCCCGGTGGACACCACCGCGGAGTCGCTGGGCCTGACCGGCACCGAGACGTTCTCGATCAGCGGTGTCACCGCGCTCAACGACGGCGACACCCCGCGCACGGTGAAGGTCACCACCGACACCGGTGTGGAGTTCGACGCGGTGGTCCGCATCGACACCCCCGGTGAGGCGGACTACTACCGGCACGGCGGCATCCTCCAGTACGTGCTGCGCCGCATGATCGCCAGCTGA
- a CDS encoding SDR family oxidoreductase: protein MSERTIALVTGANKGIGYEIAAGLGALGWRVGVGARDGQRREAAVAKLRADGVDAFGVPLDVTDDASVTAAARLLTEQAGGLDVLVNNAGVTGGMPQRPGGVDVATVRAAVEVNVIGVIRVTEAMLPLLRRSASPRIVNMSSGVGSLARQSASTGEEQTGPLSVAYAPSKSMLNAVTIQYARALGDTNILINAGCPGFTATDLNGFRGVRTPQQGAAIGIRLATLPDDGPTGGFFEDAGVVPW from the coding sequence ATGAGCGAACGCACGATCGCGCTGGTGACCGGCGCGAACAAGGGAATCGGGTACGAGATCGCGGCCGGCCTGGGCGCGCTCGGCTGGCGGGTGGGCGTCGGCGCGCGGGACGGGCAGCGCCGGGAGGCCGCGGTGGCGAAGCTGCGCGCGGACGGCGTGGACGCGTTCGGCGTACCGCTGGACGTGACCGACGACGCGAGCGTGACCGCCGCCGCCCGCCTGCTGACCGAGCAGGCCGGCGGTCTCGACGTGCTGGTCAACAACGCGGGCGTCACCGGCGGCATGCCGCAGCGGCCCGGCGGCGTGGACGTCGCGACCGTGCGGGCCGCGGTCGAGGTCAACGTGATCGGCGTCATCCGGGTCACCGAGGCGATGCTGCCGCTGCTGCGCCGCTCGGCCTCGCCCCGGATCGTCAACATGTCCAGCGGCGTCGGCTCGCTCGCCCGGCAGAGCGCCTCCACCGGGGAGGAGCAGACCGGCCCGCTGTCCGTGGCCTACGCGCCGTCGAAGTCGATGCTCAACGCGGTGACCATCCAGTACGCGCGCGCGTTGGGCGACACGAACATCCTGATCAACGCCGGCTGCCCCGGCTTCACCGCGACCGACCTGAACGGCTTCCGCGGCGTGCGTACGCCGCAGCAGGGCGCGGCGATCGGGATCAGGCTGGCGACGCTGCCCGACGACGGGCCGACCGGCGGGTTCTTCGAGGACGCCGGTGTGGTGCCCTGGTGA
- a CDS encoding LysR family transcriptional regulator, with the protein METRELRYFVAVAEELHFGRAARRLGIAQPPLSRAIAQLERRLGATLLARDSRAVTLTPAGAVLLREGRAALDAVAAADRRTRRAASAADGEPGLVLATKAGASSELLPKLLDAYAAEPDAVAVDVLLCGIGEQERLLRDGRADVALLHLPFDSTAGLDTEELVTEQQVAVLPAAHPAAGARELRLADVEALPGLPMPRWPRSDGTYPDGPGPEVRDHAQLLQLIALGRAATVLPESCRTLLGPGLAAVPVPDAPAVTTVIAWPPHSRSRALAGLVRAATRR; encoded by the coding sequence GTGGAGACCCGGGAGTTGCGCTACTTCGTCGCGGTCGCCGAGGAGCTGCACTTCGGCCGCGCCGCGCGCCGCCTCGGCATCGCCCAACCGCCGCTGTCGCGGGCGATCGCGCAGCTCGAACGGCGGCTCGGGGCGACGCTGCTGGCTCGGGACAGCCGGGCCGTCACGCTGACCCCGGCCGGCGCGGTGCTGCTGCGCGAGGGCCGGGCCGCGCTGGACGCGGTGGCCGCCGCCGACCGCCGCACCCGCCGCGCCGCGTCCGCCGCGGACGGCGAGCCCGGCCTGGTGCTGGCCACGAAGGCCGGCGCGTCCAGCGAGCTGCTGCCGAAACTGCTCGACGCGTACGCCGCCGAACCGGACGCGGTCGCCGTGGACGTGTTGCTGTGCGGCATCGGCGAACAGGAGCGGCTGCTGCGCGACGGTCGGGCCGACGTGGCGCTGCTGCACCTGCCGTTCGACTCGACCGCCGGGCTCGACACCGAGGAACTGGTGACGGAGCAGCAGGTCGCGGTCCTGCCGGCCGCGCATCCCGCCGCCGGCGCGCGCGAGCTGCGGCTGGCCGACGTCGAGGCGCTGCCCGGCCTGCCGATGCCGCGCTGGCCCCGGTCGGACGGCACGTATCCGGACGGTCCGGGCCCGGAGGTCCGGGACCATGCCCAGCTCCTCCAACTGATCGCGCTCGGCCGGGCCGCGACGGTGCTGCCCGAGTCGTGCCGGACGCTTCTGGGTCCCGGCCTCGCCGCGGTGCCGGTGCCGGACGCGCCCGCGGTGACCACGGTGATCGCGTGGCCGCCGCACAGCCGGTCGCGGGCCCTGGCCGGCCTGGTCCGGGCCGCCACCCGCCGCTAG
- a CDS encoding trypsin-like serine peptidase, with amino-acid sequence MKTSTRFLALPALILPVILAGVPAQAATGATTGTAAPTAVTSIERKAGSSAPARAYWTAERMAAATPADEVEKPAGPVTQSPTPERVRRFAEAVAPKDGSGFGVQLNESITVGKIFYTSSTDGLGHYCSASVVNSPARNMVFTAAHCVHDGPGRTWHTANWMFVPSYRNGAQPYGTWDWSTLAVPTGWINTRERQYDVAVALVYGSRSIVDAVGANGLLTGGGREYHYDIFGYPSNKDSGEVQWVCSGTSRDAGSNRIEMDCGFGGGSSGGPWYYSYDNTNRRGDVHGVMSYSSGSNTNGSPYFSAAVVGTLYNTYANDTW; translated from the coding sequence ATGAAAACGTCGACAAGATTTCTGGCCCTACCAGCCCTGATCCTGCCGGTGATTCTCGCCGGCGTGCCGGCGCAGGCCGCCACCGGCGCCACCACGGGCACGGCCGCACCGACCGCGGTCACCTCGATCGAGCGCAAGGCGGGGTCGTCCGCGCCGGCCAGGGCCTACTGGACGGCCGAACGGATGGCCGCGGCCACGCCGGCCGACGAGGTGGAGAAGCCCGCCGGCCCGGTCACCCAGAGCCCCACCCCGGAACGGGTGCGGCGCTTCGCGGAAGCGGTGGCGCCGAAGGACGGCAGCGGCTTCGGCGTCCAACTGAACGAGTCGATCACGGTGGGGAAGATCTTCTACACCAGCTCCACCGACGGCCTGGGCCACTACTGCTCGGCGAGCGTGGTGAACAGCCCGGCACGCAACATGGTCTTCACGGCCGCGCACTGCGTGCACGACGGGCCGGGTCGGACCTGGCACACCGCGAACTGGATGTTCGTGCCGTCGTACCGCAACGGCGCACAGCCGTACGGCACCTGGGACTGGTCCACGCTCGCGGTGCCGACCGGCTGGATCAACACCCGCGAGCGGCAGTACGACGTCGCGGTCGCACTCGTCTACGGGAGCCGTTCGATCGTGGACGCGGTGGGCGCCAACGGGCTGCTCACCGGCGGCGGCCGGGAGTACCACTACGACATCTTCGGTTACCCGAGCAACAAGGACAGCGGTGAGGTGCAGTGGGTCTGCTCGGGCACGTCGCGGGACGCGGGCAGCAACCGGATCGAGATGGACTGCGGCTTCGGCGGCGGATCGAGCGGTGGTCCGTGGTACTACAGCTATGACAACACCAACAGGCGTGGTGACGTGCACGGGGTGATGAGCTACTCCAGCGGGTCGAACACGAACGGCTCGCCGTACTTCTCCGCCGCGGTGGTGGGGACGCTCTACAACACGTACGCGAACGACACCTGGTGA
- a CDS encoding DUF742 domain-containing protein, giving the protein MTGRGEPTEQEWVDDHAGPVVRPYAVTGGRARPVTGTFDLISLVTATRTEVGSESGLGPEHVAIVGLCQRILSVAEIAAHLDLPVGTVRVLLGDLAARSLVQVREPRATPAGLPDEHVFEAVINGLRAL; this is encoded by the coding sequence ATGACCGGCCGGGGGGAGCCCACCGAGCAGGAGTGGGTCGACGACCACGCGGGTCCGGTGGTCCGCCCGTACGCGGTGACCGGTGGCCGGGCCCGCCCGGTGACCGGCACGTTCGACCTGATCTCCCTGGTGACCGCGACCCGTACCGAGGTCGGGTCGGAGTCCGGGCTGGGCCCGGAGCACGTGGCGATAGTCGGCCTCTGTCAGCGGATCCTTTCCGTGGCCGAGATCGCCGCCCATCTCGACCTGCCGGTGGGCACCGTCCGGGTCCTCCTCGGAGACCTGGCGGCCCGCAGTCTGGTGCAGGTACGCGAGCCGCGCGCCACCCCCGCCGGCCTTCCCGACGAGCATGTTTTCGAGGCGGTAATCAATGGACTACGGGCGCTCTGA
- a CDS encoding VOC family protein, translating into MIHHVLLACPRGSEDRSRAFYVGLLGLTEKPKPPALAARGGCWFTGYDAELHLGVEDDFVPARKAHPALVRVDLDVLAARLSAAGHALTWGDDEIPGMRRFHTYDPHGNRLEFLAPTG; encoded by the coding sequence ATGATCCACCACGTGCTGCTCGCCTGCCCACGCGGCTCCGAGGACCGCTCCCGCGCGTTCTACGTCGGTCTGCTCGGCCTCACCGAGAAACCCAAACCCCCGGCCCTCGCCGCCCGCGGCGGTTGCTGGTTCACCGGGTACGACGCCGAACTGCACCTCGGCGTGGAGGACGATTTCGTGCCCGCCCGCAAGGCCCACCCGGCGCTGGTCCGCGTCGACCTGGACGTGCTGGCCGCTCGGCTGTCCGCCGCCGGCCACGCCCTGACCTGGGGCGACGACGAGATCCCCGGCATGCGGCGGTTCCACACGTACGACCCGCACGGCAACCGGCTGGAGTTTCTGGCCCCCACGGGCTGA
- a CDS encoding roadblock/LC7 domain-containing protein has product MAQKTASSADLAWLLDDLVGRVKQAEHAVALSTDGLLMASSRGLSRDDGEHLAAMAAGIQSLARGAGKRFGGGQVQQTIIEMQSSFLFVTAAGRNACLAVLASEDADVGLIAYEMAMLVTRVGRFVASPTREQPLGENAAR; this is encoded by the coding sequence GTGGCGCAGAAGACGGCTTCGAGCGCGGATCTTGCGTGGCTGCTGGATGACCTGGTCGGCCGGGTCAAGCAGGCGGAACACGCCGTGGCGCTCTCCACCGACGGACTGCTGATGGCCTCGTCCCGCGGATTGAGCAGGGACGACGGCGAGCACCTGGCGGCGATGGCGGCGGGCATCCAGAGCCTGGCCCGGGGCGCGGGCAAGCGGTTCGGCGGTGGTCAGGTGCAGCAGACCATCATCGAGATGCAGTCCTCCTTCCTGTTCGTCACCGCGGCCGGCCGCAACGCCTGCCTGGCGGTGCTGGCCTCGGAGGACGCGGACGTCGGCCTGATCGCGTACGAGATGGCCATGCTGGTCACCCGGGTCGGCCGGTTCGTCGCATCACCCACCCGGGAACAGCCCCTCGGCGAGAACGCGGCGCGATGA
- a CDS encoding ISL3 family transposase produces the protein MRSVRVWARLFGVEQAVVEGVEFDAVEQVVVARVRVARGARRRCPFCRRRCPGYDAGVRRRWRALDLGVVRAVIEADAPRVSCRVHGVVVAAVPWARHGAGHTRAFDQAVAWLAVHAAKSVVSRLMRISWRTVGAIIARVWADSGAAVDRLDGLRRIGIDEVSYKKGHRYLSVVVDHDTGRLVWAAAGKSAATLHEFFDLLGPERAAAITHVSADGADWITTVVRRRCPNAVRCADPFHVVAWASDAVDRVRRQVWNAAAGRGTGRRGVAVGEARLVKNTRWALWKNPDNLTGAQRATLDWIAKNHPRLHRAWALKEGLRYVFTLAKTSPTTAVQALDQWIGWARRSRIDIFVDLQRRVVRHRDAIIASLEHGLSNGRIESVNAKIRLITRMAFGFHSPHALIALALLSLGGHRPQLPNR, from the coding sequence GTGCGTTCGGTAAGGGTATGGGCTCGGTTGTTCGGGGTCGAGCAGGCGGTGGTGGAGGGTGTCGAGTTCGATGCGGTCGAGCAGGTGGTGGTGGCTCGGGTGCGGGTGGCTCGGGGTGCTCGGCGGCGGTGTCCGTTTTGCCGGCGGCGGTGTCCTGGTTATGACGCGGGGGTGCGTCGGCGGTGGCGGGCGTTGGATCTGGGGGTGGTGCGGGCGGTGATCGAGGCCGATGCGCCGCGGGTGTCGTGTCGGGTGCATGGGGTGGTGGTCGCGGCGGTGCCGTGGGCCAGGCATGGGGCGGGGCATACCCGGGCGTTCGATCAGGCGGTGGCGTGGTTGGCGGTGCACGCGGCGAAGTCGGTGGTGTCGCGGTTGATGCGGATCAGTTGGCGCACGGTGGGTGCGATCATCGCGCGGGTGTGGGCTGATAGCGGCGCAGCGGTGGATCGCCTCGACGGGTTACGTCGTATCGGTATCGACGAGGTCAGCTACAAGAAAGGCCACCGGTATCTGAGCGTGGTGGTGGATCACGACACCGGCCGGCTGGTGTGGGCCGCTGCGGGCAAGAGCGCGGCTACGTTGCACGAGTTCTTCGACCTGCTCGGACCCGAGCGGGCAGCCGCGATCACCCACGTGTCGGCTGACGGCGCGGACTGGATCACCACCGTGGTGCGCCGTCGTTGCCCGAACGCGGTGCGCTGCGCCGACCCGTTCCACGTCGTGGCCTGGGCCAGCGACGCCGTGGACCGAGTCCGCCGGCAGGTATGGAACGCCGCCGCCGGTCGGGGAACAGGCCGTCGCGGTGTCGCCGTCGGCGAAGCGCGGCTGGTGAAGAACACCCGCTGGGCGTTGTGGAAGAACCCGGACAACCTCACCGGCGCACAACGGGCCACCCTCGACTGGATCGCCAAGAACCACCCCCGCCTACACCGAGCCTGGGCCCTCAAAGAAGGCCTGCGCTACGTGTTCACCCTGGCCAAAACCAGCCCCACCACAGCGGTCCAAGCCCTCGACCAATGGATCGGCTGGGCCCGCCGCAGCCGCATCGACATCTTCGTCGACCTGCAACGCCGCGTGGTCCGCCACCGCGACGCCATCATCGCCTCGCTCGAACACGGCCTGTCCAACGGCCGCATCGAATCCGTCAATGCCAAGATCCGCCTCATCACCCGGATGGCCTTCGGCTTCCACTCACCCCACGCCCTCATCGCCCTAGCCCTACTCAGCCTCGGCGGCCACCGCCCCCAACTCCCCAACCGATGA
- a CDS encoding IS481 family transposase, which yields MAHRNARLTVHGRRLLIMRVVDQGRPVAHVVKELGCSRATGYKWLQRWRAEGDAGLTDRSSRAHHQPHKTPAELEARVCQLRQERKLGAQRLGPLLGLPASTVHAILTRHGLHRLAWLDRPTGQVIRRYERDRPGELIHVDVKKLGRVRDGGGWRILGRDSLEHRRARNTARVGFDYVHCAIDDHTRIAYAEIHPDEKTHTCAGFLRRAAEHFATHGITHVERVMTDNALAYRRGRAWHQALTDLGATARFTRRYRPQTNGKAERFNRTLLEEWAYQQPYISNQQRADALPTWLHTYNHHRNHTSLGGKPPISRVNNAAGHYS from the coding sequence ATGGCCCACCGTAATGCCCGGCTGACCGTTCACGGCCGGCGGCTGCTCATCATGCGTGTCGTCGACCAGGGCCGGCCGGTCGCCCACGTCGTCAAGGAACTGGGCTGCTCCCGGGCCACCGGCTACAAATGGCTGCAGCGGTGGCGGGCCGAGGGCGACGCCGGTCTGACCGACCGGTCCAGCCGGGCTCACCACCAGCCTCACAAGACGCCCGCAGAGCTGGAGGCGCGGGTCTGCCAGCTGCGCCAGGAACGCAAACTCGGCGCGCAGCGGCTCGGACCGTTGCTCGGGTTACCCGCCTCGACCGTGCACGCGATCCTGACCCGGCACGGTCTGCACCGTCTAGCCTGGCTCGATCGGCCCACCGGTCAGGTCATCCGCCGCTACGAGCGTGACCGTCCCGGTGAGCTGATCCACGTCGACGTCAAGAAACTCGGCCGGGTCCGTGACGGCGGCGGCTGGCGGATCCTGGGTCGCGACAGCCTCGAACACCGCCGAGCCCGCAACACCGCCCGCGTCGGCTTCGACTACGTGCACTGCGCCATCGACGACCACACCCGCATCGCCTACGCCGAGATCCACCCCGACGAGAAGACCCACACCTGCGCCGGCTTCCTCCGCCGCGCCGCCGAACACTTCGCCACCCACGGCATCACCCACGTCGAACGCGTCATGACCGACAACGCCCTGGCCTACCGCCGAGGCCGAGCCTGGCACCAAGCCCTGACCGACCTCGGCGCCACCGCCCGCTTCACCCGCCGCTACCGACCACAGACCAACGGCAAAGCCGAACGCTTCAACCGCACCCTGCTCGAAGAATGGGCCTACCAACAGCCCTACATCAGCAACCAACAACGCGCCGACGCCCTACCCACCTGGCTACACACCTACAACCACCACCGCAACCACACCTCACTCGGCGGCAAACCACCCATCAGCCGCGTCAACAACGCAGCTGGGCATTACAGCTAG
- a CDS encoding GTP-binding protein, whose protein sequence is MDYGRSERPAGAAPLPTAIKILIAGGFGVGKTTMVGAVSETRPLRTEEVLTETGIGIDDLSGVEAKSTTTVAMDFGRITLSDDLVLYLFGTPGQDRFWFVWDELALGALGAVVLADTRRLADCFPSIDYFEGRGTPFVVAVNCFEGARQFRLDEVQAALDLDPGVPVVLCDARQRESAKEVLITLLEHAMKLREARRRAAGD, encoded by the coding sequence ATGGACTACGGGCGCTCTGAGCGGCCGGCGGGAGCGGCGCCGCTGCCCACCGCGATCAAGATCCTGATCGCCGGTGGTTTCGGCGTGGGCAAGACCACCATGGTCGGCGCGGTCAGCGAGACCCGGCCGCTGCGTACCGAAGAGGTGCTGACCGAGACCGGGATCGGCATCGACGACCTGTCCGGCGTGGAGGCGAAGTCGACCACCACCGTGGCGATGGACTTCGGCCGGATCACGCTCAGCGACGATCTGGTGCTCTATCTGTTCGGCACACCCGGGCAGGACCGGTTCTGGTTCGTCTGGGACGAGCTGGCGCTCGGCGCGCTCGGCGCGGTGGTGCTCGCCGACACCCGCCGGCTGGCCGACTGCTTCCCGTCGATCGACTACTTCGAGGGGCGCGGCACGCCGTTCGTGGTGGCGGTGAACTGCTTCGAGGGGGCCCGGCAGTTCCGGCTCGACGAGGTGCAGGCGGCGCTCGACCTGGATCCGGGCGTGCCGGTGGTGCTCTGCGACGCACGTCAGCGCGAGTCGGCCAAGGAGGTGCTGATCACGCTGCTGGAGCACGCCATGAAGCTGCGTGAGGCGCGTCGGCGGGCCGCCGGTGACTGA